The following are from one region of the Anguilla rostrata isolate EN2019 chromosome 7, ASM1855537v3, whole genome shotgun sequence genome:
- the echdc3 gene encoding enoyl-CoA hydratase domain-containing protein 3, mitochondrial, giving the protein MAVYGFAAAAGSFSRFRGTVLLSRWTLPYSSLHAGARSLCTRSETQLTVRHQQNGIRNIVLNNPKKRNALSLSMLTSLRSDILADIDSDDLRVIIISAEGPVFSSGHDLKELTSAQGREHHSQVFQVCSEVMTLIQDIPVPVIAKVNGVATAAGCQLVASCDIAVATEKSTFATPGVNVGLFCSTPAVAIGRAVPRKVAMEMLLTGAPISAHDALLHGLVSRVVPEERLEAETMAIARRVCESSRPVVALGKATFYRQMAQGRDAAYSTASGVMVDNLALRDGQEGIRAFLEKRKPVWTNSTEKAHE; this is encoded by the exons ATGGCTGTCTACGGATTTGCCGCCGCGGCCGGCTCTTTTTCCCGTTTTAGGGGAACTGTTTTACTGAGCAGGTGGACGCTGCCATATTCAAGTCTTCATGCGGGTGCGCGATCGCTATGCACGCGGTCTGAAACTCAACTGACTGTCAGACACCAACAAAATGGAATAAG GAATATAGTTTTGAACAATCCCAAGAAGAGGAATGCATTATCCTTGTCTATGCTTACATCCCTGCGGTCAGACATCTTGGCTGACATTGACAGTGATGACCTCAGGGTCATAATTATATCAG CCGAGGGCCCAGTGTTCTCGTCGGGCCATGACCTGAAGGAGCTGACGTCTGCCCAGGGGAGAGAGCACCACAGCCAGGTGTTCCAGGTGTGCTCTGAG GTCATGACCCTGATACAAGACATTCCGGTTCCTGTGATCGCCAAGGTCAACGGTGTCGCCACGGCCGCAGGGTGCCAGCTCGTTGCCAGCTGCGatatcgccgtggcgacggagAAATCCACCTTTGCCACCCCGGGCGTCAACGTGGGGCTCTTCTGTTCCACGCCGGCCGTGGCCATTGGCCGAGCCGTCCCCAGGAAG gttgccatggagatgctCTTGACGGGAGCCCCCATCTCGGCCCACGATGCCCTGCTGCACGGGCTGGTCAGCAGGGTGGTCCCGGAGGAGCGTCTGGAGGCGGAGACCATGGCCATCGCCCGGCGGGTGTGCGAGTCGAGCCGCCCGGTGGTGGCCCTGGGTAAGGCCACGTTCTACCGGCAGATGGCCCAGGGCCGGGACGCGGCCTACTCCACCGCCTCCGGGGTCATGGTGGACAACCTGGCGCTGAGGGACGGGCAGGAGGGCATCCGGGCCTTCCTGGAGAAACGGAAGCCCGTGTGGACAAACAGTACGGAAAAGGCACACGAGTGA